The window GCAGGTGTAGTATAACGCTGACcagtttacaaacaaaattatagtATGCAATATATTTGTTAACTATCTGCAAAGTTATTTGTGGTAATTCATGCTTAAGatcttgttattttttgtttttcgtgCTACTCATTCAATAATTAATCGTTTTGTAGTTTTGAGAATTGGTGCAGTATGTTGTacgttttaaataaaaaaggttacggtatttaacaaaagtcataCAACAGGAAGCCCACTGACATACACAATATATCATgcaatatatattatatatcaAGGATACTGCTTTAGTTTTCTATTATTTGAGGTCAATTTTTACCTAGATGTACATTTGCCAGATGTCCTTCATTTTAAATACCAGTCCTTCATTCAACAGAAGGTTACAGGTATGGAACAGTTATATACGAACGGTATGTGGAACTAAGtgttaatttaattaactGGTTCAGTTGTATGACCGACTGACCGTTATTTGGATCTTCCACTGTCAATGCGCGACTGGAGACAAATtcttgcaaaatttgtttcacacGGTTTGCGGTTGGAATGGACACGCGGTTTCATGCATGTCCATTCCAACacgtttaacttttaaatgcTGAACAAGATGCTCTTTTATAGCGGCTTATACTTCTgccaatttttaaatcttttcctTTTGTTGTAGCTCACAAACTATAATTATTGAATTCCCGTAGAACGAGCGTATTATGCTTTACACTGGAAGGCAAACCTCCAAGATAGTTTGCTGAAACCACGTGTATAAAAAATCTAGTAATGGCACAATTGAACTTTACAATGCTTTCTGATAGTGATAGAACAACTGATGGTTAAGATAAGAACTTATGTAATTATGTCTAATACACGTTACGTTCTTTATTACAAGTTGGCAATGCTGATGAGCATTAAAGTTACAAATTTGTAGACGTCATTGGAGACAGACTTCTTAGATTTTGACAAGTTTTGGGTTTAACATCCGAATGTAAGTTTAAGGTGCCAAAATGGTTAAAATGCGCATCTGGTGCCGATTAAAATGTAAAGATCAATGTAAAACGTATTTATTCACACTGAACCAAATGCTTCCAAGAACATTGCATAGAAAATGTATTCTGTCAAGTAAAGTCATAAACAACAGCATAACacttatttttgttgatatttgtATTATACCTCTGTCAACAAACACTAACAAATtgcatatttaaaaattactaCCATACACAATATCTtcaacagaaaaaattaattaaatgatTGCAACAAACTTCCTCAAAGCTTCGATTGAGAGAGTGCACGTAATTCACGCCTCAGTATTTTTCCGGTTGCCGATTTGGGGATTTCCCCAATAAACTCGATGCCTCCCCGAAGATATTTGTACCTCGAAACTTTCTCTGCAAGTGACATGAAACTGGCTGGTAAAGTTTTAACATATTAAAACTCGTAACTGGgcttaattatttaaattattatgaaatttttaaGTGTAATTGCTTGAAGAGTTAAAAAACACTTGCAACTAGTAAAGAATTTCATGTTTCTTAATGTCTTATTATCAAATTTATTGCCTAAAAGTcgaaatattgtttttacaataCCCGAGCGGTGAAGGTTTTACATCACATGTTCCGGAAAAActaaagatttgaaaaatgatCACTGAAGTAAGGAAGGTTTAACTGTGTTATTCTGTTAAAGTTCATTCTTTTCAAGTTATTGTTATTGCGTTAAActtaaaagcaacacaaaaaTTGATTGTCTGGATAAAACTAAAGGTTTGACAAATGACCATTGATACCTTCAACAAAGCTTTTCAGTTCTGTCGCGGTGAGTGAAGAATCCTTCTTGACAACGTAAGCTTTTGGCACCTCGCCAGATTCAGCATCGGGTATGCCCACCACACCAACGTCCCTCACTTTTGGATGactcaaaattaaactttCTAACTCGGCCGGAGCCACCTATGTTGTACAAAAGGACGTCACTGTTTCACAAGGCAACTTGTTAAGAATGTTTTAATAACATTGAAGCCATTGTAGAAATAACTTTTATGAAGTAGAAATGTGACCTATGACCATACCTGGAAACCTTTATACTTGATCAGCTCTTTGAGTCGGTCCACCAAATAAACCATCCCATTCTCATCATAGTGGCCTATGTCTCCTGTACACAACCAACCTTCGGGGTCAAATGTTTTTGCATTAGCAGTCGGGTTCCTAAAATATCCTTTCATGACCTGGACGTGAAGAAATTAGAAGTGTGTGTAGGATGTTGAAGTTTGACAGGAAATATCAGCGCGGCATTTAAAATCAAGATTGTCCAATGTTGCCACaatagaaagaaaatggtgaaCACAGTTAATGTATTGtaagtttcaataaaattataaaataggCAAACAACATAATGCAGTGTACATAAGCTATCTGAGGGAATACAAAGAGGCAGTCCAAGTTGAAAcgaaattaaaaagtttttggctATTTTGTaactaaatgttttttataaacTCTCCTGGATAAAAGATAGTGAAACATGTCATAGTtaatatttacaataaataacaTTATATATCATTACAAGTCCACAAAGATTCAATTATTATCACACAATATCATGTGACTCCTGCCTTTTGTGCAAAATTATTGGGAACAGCTGATTCAAAGATAACATTCTGGAAAGCTTTTTGCCGTGGGTCTCATTATGGTAAATCTCTAACCTGAGGGCCTTTGACAAGTATTTCACCATCTTCATTGACGCTTAATTCTTCCCTGGTGTGCGGATCCACAATCTACAAAATGTACATTACAGTCAGACTTCGTTTATCCAGATCACTTTGTTTAGTCATAAAAATGTCGAGTTAGCGAGATTTCCGGATAATCGGAATCAAAACAATAATACTGTGAAATATTGTTGAGCAGGAAACATGTCACAATGGTCATTGTTAGAATTTTGTATGGGTTAAGCTTGCTGCACACTATTGGACCAAGCTGAATGAGAAAAGCTAGTCAGTGTCAcaaaaatcatttgcaaaaagcaaaaaagaattttaacgATCGCCTAGAAACGACAATATATCTCACGTGCATGCTTTTAGTAAACTAGCTCGTCAGCGCTGACTCAGCGCTTTGTATAACGATTTCATTGAACTACATCACTTCTGCTTTCATTGTGCATAGATAATTAATTGGCTATTGTTTGTGTCATCTAAGAAAAACGCACAAAAACTTGCATTCACAACCAATGTTTTTTGCTCCacaatccggtttatcggactttttttctattgatttagcacatttgtttcGAAACTTCTATGTCGGACAGCGGGTTTTCCgaattaaaggggtaaaatgcatggGAAGAAATCAGTTCCctgcagttttgtgtcggatagcggggattccggttgttcagGGTTCGGATTAATGAGATCTGACTGTATACGTAATAAACCATTCTAATGATGATTAATGACTGCAGCGTATTAGGTTGCATGAAATTGGAAACGCATTGAAAAAACATAAGGTTAGGTcaaatttaagtaaaaacGTTGAACGGTagaaaattgaagaaaaattataaacagtGGTGACCTGGTTTTACACTGAAGAGTTTTCAGAAAATGGCACCAAGTTTGCAACTGTCATGCCAACAAGTCAAGTTTCACTGCCGTTACTTTAAGCTTccacattttatataaaagaAGTTACacataaaaagtgttttagctCACCAATTATTAAATAATATGGAGATATTATAACTGGAGAAATTTTATTATGAAATAGTACTCGTGGGTTTTATCATTTTAGTCTATTCTGTGTATTTCCTTATTATAGTTTATCATAATACAACACAATACCTATATATCTGCAATTAAGTATAATTATCTGCATCATTTAATTGTGGCCAAAGAATTACGCCTTGTAGTAAAAGGATTGCTCCAACATCGTATCATAATTAGTGCATATATTGCAAGCAGAAATTGTTGCAAACATTGAGTCATTTACTATTCTATGTTCATAATTATGCCATTACCATGCATTGCTTTTTGTAAAGTCAAAATAGATTAGATGTTAATAATCAAATGAgcttacaaaaaaaaacgtcAAATCTATTCAAAAAAAAGATAAGAATTGTACAAAACAATgtcaactttaaatttgttaagGGGAATGTCACAGGAAGAGTTAAAGTTTGCtctgaaaacattttacagcTGAAAACTGTTAACGACTAACGGCCATTCCAAGTTTGAAAGTGCTAACACaccagaaaaatttacacaaagaGTTAATGATTGACTAAAATCAACTGTGCAAGTTACATCGTCATTTAGTGCAATGCTGCAATCATTCGATTTGAAAGAAATTGCTCAAAACTAATGCACAATTGGTTGTGCAAAGCACCAAGGCATCACCTTAATCTTTGTGTTGGGAACTACAAAACCAACACTTGTTAATGGTGCACCAGGCATGCCAAGAGTTGTAATGACAACAGCCTCAGTTAAGCCCCAACCTGATcatcattttcaataaaacaattgcatATTTTTAACATGTTACATTCCTAACGTAAACGTTAAAACGTTAAAGTTAACTAACATAAGAGCAAATAATGAAATGTTAATAGTGTTAGCATAGATACTGGTACATGGCAATGTAGATATGAACACAGTAGTTTGTTTGCAGAAAAACAGAACAACTAACAACTTagagttttacaattataaaatcacatccataaaataacttaatttttGAAGAAACTCTGCCGTCTTCAGGACACTGCATAGCTAAATACAGTTTCTTCAAAACATGCTTCTAgttagtaatttttttgtaatgcgAATGCTACCCAAAGCCGCCAGTTCAAAGTATTTCATTAATTCTTTAATACATTTATCTTTGACATGTCtgaatttctatttttgttaattatatacagtatatgctgCCAATTGCACTTAATGGTAACTGATAACCTCGTATCCTACTGTATGTGCTTGTGCTTCATAATGCAGAAAAGAACATAATTATGTTCCATATTACTTTTTGCTGCAAACACATTTACAAAGCTAAAGGCAAGCGCATTTCCGGACAAACCTCACAATCAAAGGaacatttgtttgcaaaattgattGCCAATTCTTCCACAAGTATGAtatataatacaaaacaactttGAAATGTCCCATGTATCTATGCAACATGTATATAATAGTGTTTCACAACAACTTGTTTTTCACAGTGGGATGGTAAGTTTTGGTTTACAGTGTGTGTTTTGTATCTGCTACATTAGTTAGGCTTATTATGTCATGTATGTTACCTTTCGCTGGTGTAGCTCAGTTTAAGTTTACTAAACCTGCCAATACCATGAATTTATCTTCACTATGTCCAACAGAAAATTCAACCCTATACATAttcataaacaaaatgaatTAAGTAGCCAAGTTCACACCTTGCACAATCATAGACTGCATTTTTTGCATCGCAGACTTTGCCACCTGAGGAGCCAATGGGGCTGCACCGCTTCCTAATAGTCTCAGTGAAGATGTGTCGTATTTCTCAACCAATGGATTGTTAGCGAGCTCCATCAAGATTGGCGGCACAGCGAAAAATGCGTTAATCTGTCAAGAAAACTGAAACTAAACCATGTTGaaaaaaacagaagttgaaatattcaaaagtttttgctgAATGGTTTAAGATGACGTCAATTAAATCTATATGTCATCTTATAATACCTATTTCCAAATTTCACCatgaacttttagaaatacaaGGTACACCTATATGTAGCGCACTAGACATATCTTCTATGGAATTTTGCGTTGCTTTGTGCTACGAGAAAAGTTCAGAGTTTGCGTGAGggttttttaaaagtttttacagAAAACAAGATTAAAGCACGCAAATTCCGCAAACAGTACAATAAATACACAAACTCATGCCCACTCTTATTCAATATGACAACCgttgaaaaattaataaacgCAAGTTTACGCTTCGTGTTGTAAACAGTATCatatatattaaaaaaattagaaaatgttGAATATGTCTgttgaaattaaaactttccacaaaattgttttctaacCTAATGTGTTACATCTATCGTTGCTAAATTTCATTTGTCTGTCTGTTACATCTAATATGTAGAGCTATTGGCTAAATATACAATAAAATGCAGATGAcaattttgagaaaaatacCTTTATACCAACAAAATAACTAACTATGGTAACTATTATGGTAactattattaataaaataattatggTACCAAAATGATATAGTTTTTGGTTACGATTGATGAATGGTTATTAATTTACCAAGCAGTAAAGCAAGAATTCCATAAATGATCTAAAACCTAATCCAATTAATAAAGATCCTATTCCTAATCCAGATTTTTTACCGTTGTGTTACTAAAACTAACAAATATACCTCATTGCCATTAATTTTAGGTACTTAGTTAATAGCTAAGTTTATTTCTAACCTGATACTTTTCCACAGCttccaaaaagtttttgatACGAAACCTTTTGTCTATAACATGCTTCAAGCCTTCCAGCAATACAAACAATCTTAACAATCCATACGAATGAAACATTGGAATGACGCTGTATGTGATTAACCAAGGGGGTAGTTTCCCTAAACCCCTGCATgggtaaaaatgaaaaaacatgaTTATAGACAACATtgtaaaacttgtaaattGCCTCTGCATAGGTAAAAAGGTGATTAGAAAACacgaaacacaaaaaaaaaaaacatgattagAAAATACGACAACACTACATAAGACAAAAACACCAAAATCTGATctaacaacaaaactttttcattgtACAATGATCAAAGTTTAAATGCCGGGTAAAATTAACTTAAAGTTTCTGCTGATAAAATACTTGCGgtaacaaagaaataatagTAATATGTAATGTGACATCTATGAAACgcattgcagctgacacacacacacacacacacaaacacacacacacacacacacacacacacacacacacacacacacacacacacaagtTATCACTGCCAGCATCAACCAAAAGCaagcaagaaaaataaaaaaagaaaaaagtctcAATGATGTCAGGTTATTGATTATGTTCTTAGTTGTCGATCTCAAGTCATGTATTGCTGCTACAATTTGCAATTAGAAgtagaaaaaaacaaaattatacatatatatatatacagtatatatcatacattacataaatatatatatatttgcacAAAAGCACTTATTAGCTTAAATCAACATCTGTCCTTAAAAGAATGAAACAAGGAATAATCCGATGCAAACCGTTCAAAGATTTACCTCAGAATGACCAAGAGTGCAACCATGTTGTGATGCGTTATCATTACGCCCTTCGGTACACCGGTTGTGCCACTGGAATATGGGAGAAGAACACAATCTGCCATGGGGTCCACTGATACAAGGAACGGAAAGtctgcaaaaagttttgcatTAATCTTATTGTTACTCACaaagttatttattgaaaattgaTGGGCATTTTAGAATGCACTATATTCCAATACTGGTTTATGAATATTTGCATCGCCAAAAATCAAAGATCAGTATTtatacacaataaacaaaaattacaagtacagaatatattttacatattaTACATTGTGGTCAACGTTATCAAACAACAAGTTGGAAACAGAATTTTAATGACAGCTGAAAACAATGAGATCACATGATCACTTTACATCAAACTGTCACTTCCTACGAATACTTACTATGACCGTCATCTTCTTCGATAAGAGTCCAGAGGGAAGAACACAAGTGTGAGGGATCGATTGAAAATATCTCCTACGTAGAAGACataaaactttatgaagttatATGTGACTGGCAGAAGATCTATACTTGAATAACAACATGAACATCTATCATAATAACCAAAAGAGATTTGTATGATGGTATGATGGTACGGCAAACAATACATGATTGTgctgtttttaacaaaacaattgtAACCATTGTTTTACAAACAATGCATTGAACACCGGGAACCCTCACCAGTCAGCACAAAACACCATATTGCTTATGTGACAACTTTTTTGTCCAGTCAAATTGCTTGCTATCTTTTACAATTAATCAAGTTCTAAAACCCATTTAAAAACCACTTGTTACGGGGCCAAGATCATTTGTTTCTTAGTGTAAATTCTTGGTCAAATTTTACAGTCACTTTGACTAAAAAAACTGGCAATACTATATTGTGACTAAACGACAACCCACAAAGCCAACCCAAATAGCAAAGCATCATGAAAGGCAGAGTTCTGCTTTTATGTGTTGAAAAACTAATCCTAATTCCCTAAATTTAGAGCCACAAGCATTAAACAGCACAATTACCTTGATTGATGGTATCTTTTCTGCTACTTTCAACATTTTGCTGACTTGGGTGCTTTCGGTGATCACAAACCTGGGTTGCGAATTTTCaaattgctttaaagtttCATCTAAACCAAAAAATAGAATGTTAACTTCACTGAGTTTAAACAAAGACAAATAACACTTCACGAATGTGACACTTCACGAATGTGACACTTCACAAATAACGCTGACAACATCATTTTCTTTAACAAGAAATCGTCATTTAAGAGTAAAAATgattcaaaatcaaaaacataataGATTGTTGCTCATGCTTGGATATAAtcaggctaaaagcaaaattacataCCCAGTCTTTAcgatatttttgataaatacgAAAACGCGTACACTTGAGATAAAGTTACTTG of the Clavelina lepadiformis chromosome 7, kaClaLepa1.1, whole genome shotgun sequence genome contains:
- the LOC143465890 gene encoding uncharacterized protein LOC143465890, translating into MVLKTTYPELVIPQVSFYKYNVDIMRQHGDKVALVNAGTGQQLTFREIIKFSQKLASAFNRKGLKKQEVVALCTANCLEYPIVILGTAACNAITTTCNPLYTFDETLKQFENSQPRFVITESTQVSKMLKVAEKIPSIKEIFSIDPSHLCSSLWTLIEEDDGHNFPFLVSVDPMADCVLLPYSSGTTGVPKGVMITHHNMVALLVILRGLGKLPPWLITYSVIPMFHSYGLLRLFVLLEGLKHVIDKRFRIKNFLEAVEKYQINAFFAVPPILMELANNPLVEKYDTSSLRLLGSGAAPLAPQVAKSAMQKMQSMIVQGWGLTEAVVITTLGMPGAPLTSVGFVVPNTKIKIVDPHTREELSVNEDGEILVKGPQVMKGYFRNPTANAKTFDPEGWLCTGDIGHYDENGMVYLVDRLKELIKYKGFQVAPAELESLILSHPKVRDVGVVGIPDAESGEVPKAYVVKKDSSLTATELKSFVEEKVSRYKYLRGGIEFIGEIPKSATGKILRRELRALSQSKL